Proteins encoded by one window of Drosophila melanogaster chromosome X:
- the inc gene encoding insomniac, isoform D — protein MSTVFINSRKSPNVLKKQGTDQWVKLNVGGTYFLTTKTTLSRDPNSFLSRLIQEDCDLISDRDETGAYLIDRDPKYFAPVLNYLRHGKLVLDGVSEEGVLEEAEFYNVTQLIALLKECILHRDQRPQTDKKRVYRVLQCREQELTQMISTLSDGWRFEQLISMQYTNYGPFENNEFLCVVSKECGTTAGRELELNDRAKVLQQKGSRILGI, from the exons ATGAGCACGGTGTTCATAAACTCGCGCAAGAGCCCCAACGTGCTGAAAAAACAGGGCACCGACCAGTGGGTCAAGCTGAACGTAGGCGGTACCTACTTCCTCACCACAAAGACGACGCTCTCCCGTGACCCAAATTCGTTCCTCTCCCGTCTGATTCAGGAGGACTGCGACTTGATATCAGATCGG GACGAGACAGGAGCCTACCTGATCGACAGAGACCCCAAATACTTTGCACCCGTGCTCAATTACCTGCGCCACGGCAAGCTTGTGCTCGATGGCGTCTCAGAGGAAGGCGTCCTGGAGGAGGCTGAGTTCTACAACGTGACGCAGCTGATAGCGCTGCTGAAGGAGTGCATCCTGCACAGGGATCAG CGACCCCAAACGGACAAGAAGCGCGTTTATCGTGTGCTGCAGTGCCGCGAGCAGGAACTAACCCAG ATGATCTCAACGCTGTCGGATGGCTGGAGGTTCGAGCAGCTGATCAGCATGCAGTACACGAACTACGGGCCCTTCGAAAACAATGAGTTCCTGTGCGTGGTATCCAAAGAGTGTGGCACAACGGCCGGCCGGGAGCTGGAGCTCAACGACCGGGCCAAGGTCCTGCAGCAGAAGGGATCGCGAAT TCTTGGAATTTAA
- the CG14795 gene encoding uncharacterized protein yields the protein MTDLLPRLLVLVLVCASVSASPMLYKLNPEEKYEADLVPVSSTVIPLTVLEVSYGAGGKPSEEYKAAYLRKLRKQVLQRTEKGEGVGEDSEDVLITVKTQKLEKAKVKAVPATQAD from the exons ATGACCGATCTTCTGCCGCGATTGCTGGTTCTGGTGCTGGTCTGCGCCAGCGTCTCCGCCTCTCCGATGCTGTACAAGCTGAATCCTGAAGAGAAGTACGAGGCAG ACCTGGTGCCCGTCTCCTCCACCGTGATTCCGCTGACAGTGCTGGAGGTGAGCTATGGGGCAGGCGGGAAGCCCAGCGAGGAGTACAAAGCGGCCTACCTCCGCAAGCTGCGTAAACAGGTGCTCCAGCGAACAGAGAAGGGCGAGGGCGTGGGCGAGGACAGCGAGGATGTCCTGATCACAG TGAAGACGCAGAAACTGGAGAAGGCCAAAGTCAAGGCCGTCCCAGCCACACAGGCGGATTGA